A genomic stretch from Echeneis naucrates chromosome 6, fEcheNa1.1, whole genome shotgun sequence includes:
- the preb gene encoding guanine nucleotide-exchange factor SEC12, which yields MGKKRVPDLYRAPFPLYSIKVDRKTGLVITAGGGGASKTGIKNAVHFLDLQLVGENQYSATLLHTHDTDTRATMNLAVGDGVLAAGQDGTCCLMRFQHCSEKDGDKATAKDGMSSIQQGGTRRRTGKGDREGQDGAAASGDKSDMKDYTAQISVTSLAELQSDVNPQDPLQKVVRFSRDLSLLLTGGTDGHIRVWEFPSLEKKFDFRAHEGEIEDLDLSPGNKHLVTVGRDFTCSVWIGNQLALALRWNQTVPQMDEKAYRYLACRFGKVEDQKDALRLYTVQIPHRRDRRPPPCYLTKWDGKSFLAMLTAPCGTEVISSLAMSDSGTFLGLGTVTGSVAVYIAFSLQKLYYVQESHGIVVTDLAFLPDTMRGRNIKGNNETAMLSVAVDSRCQVHAIHNRRSFPIWLVLFFCGLTVVALILLLQYLFPGFI from the exons ATGGGAAAGAAGAGGGTCCCAGATCTGTACAGAGCTCCATTTCCTTTATATTCCATAAAAGTGGACCGAAAAACAGGGCTAGTGATCacggcaggaggaggaggggcctCCAAGACGGGCATAAAAAATGCTGTG CACTTCTTGGATCTACAGCTGGTTGGAGAAAACCAATACAGTGCAACACTCCTTCACACTcatgacacagacacacgtgCCACCATGAACCTGGCTGTGGGTGATGGTGTACTTGCTGCAGGACAGGATGGGACCTGCTGTCTGATGAGGTTTCAGCACTGCTCagaaaaagatggagacaaGGCTACTGCCAAGGATG GAATGAGCAGCATTCAGCAGGGTGGTACCAGAAGACGAACTGgtaaaggagacagagagggtcAGGATGGAGCTGCAGCCTCTGGAGATAAGTCAGACATGAAAGACTACACAGCTCAAATCTCTGTTACTAGCTTGGCAGAACTGCAGTCAGACGTGAATCCACAGGACCCACTTCAGAAAGTTGTCCGATTCAGTCGAGACCTGAGCCTGTTGCTCACAGGAGGCACAGATGGGCACATCAGAGTTTGGGAG TTTCCGTCCCTGGAGAAGAAGTTTGACTTCAGAGCTCATGAAGGGGAAATCGAGGACTTGGATCTAAGTCCAGGGAACAAG CACCTGGTGACTGTGGGCCGGGACTTTACCTGCAGTGTGTGGATTGGTAATCAACTGGCTTTAGCTCTTAGGTGGAACCAGACTGTGCCTCAAATGGATGAGAAGGCTTATCGATACCTGGCCTGCAG GTTCGGAAAAGTTGAGGACCAAAAAGATGCCCTGAGGCTGTACACAGTCCAGATCCCCCACAGAAGAGATCGAAGACCTCCTCCATGTTACCTCACGAAGTGGGATGGAAAGAGTTTTCTGGCAATGCTCACAGCTCCGTGTGGCACTGAGGTGATCTCCAGCCTTGCTATGAG tGATTCTGGGACATTTCTTGGGCTCGGAACTGTGACAGGATCAGTAGCAGTCTACATTGCCTTCTCCCTGCAG AAGCTCTACTATGTCCAGGAGTCTCATGGCATTGTGGTCACAGATCTAGCCTTCTTGCCTGACACAATGAGAGGCAGAAATATTAAAGGGAATAATGAAACTGCCATGTTGAGTGTAGCTGTGGACAGTCGCTGTCAGGTCCATGCCATCCACAACAGAC GATCCTTCCCAATCTGGCTGGTGCTTTTCTTCTGTGGCCTCACTGTGGTGGCATTGATCCTCCTCCTGCAATATCTTTTCCCAGGATTCATTTGA